One Streptomyces sp. B21-105 genomic region harbors:
- a CDS encoding O-antigen ligase family protein has translation MSSAVDEAADGNRRNVSDALGATVLGACAVWSLVTAAVHGGRPEGVLLAVLAVAAGYAAGRITGVLLPVAAPGAGALAGLALTVTVPGLGPGPEIAAPLGHAGGTAAVLTLSAGAACCAAWATPVPALRLALRLLAAGVAVTAALLDSTTGVVTCCAVLLCSLAAGRMRHRGPALAAWVVAAALVTGMSWAVAGNALPGTLNGSLTGQLTPHRVDLWRDALGMFRRQSVFGVGPGRFGELSATAAQSTPSDDKPHSATLQTAAEQGAVGLLLLSAVFCWVLSALWRSRRPTPVVLTAGATLTAVGAVAAVGNALSFTTVSVGAGLLAGLATALPLAAEPAAPATPGAPSPYERDLHHGDRPTA, from the coding sequence ATGTCGTCCGCGGTCGACGAGGCCGCGGACGGAAACAGACGAAACGTTTCGGACGCGCTCGGCGCGACCGTGCTCGGGGCCTGTGCCGTCTGGTCCCTGGTCACTGCGGCGGTGCACGGCGGACGCCCCGAGGGCGTCCTGCTCGCCGTGCTGGCGGTGGCCGCCGGCTATGCGGCGGGGCGGATCACCGGCGTGCTGCTGCCGGTCGCCGCGCCCGGCGCCGGCGCGCTGGCAGGGCTGGCGTTGACGGTGACCGTGCCGGGGCTCGGCCCGGGGCCCGAGATCGCCGCGCCGCTGGGCCACGCGGGCGGCACCGCCGCGGTGCTGACCCTGTCGGCCGGCGCCGCCTGCTGCGCCGCATGGGCGACGCCCGTACCCGCACTGCGGCTCGCGCTGCGTCTGCTCGCCGCGGGCGTGGCGGTCACCGCGGCCCTCCTGGACTCGACGACGGGCGTGGTGACCTGCTGCGCCGTGTTGCTGTGCTCGCTGGCCGCCGGACGGATGCGCCACCGTGGGCCGGCGCTCGCCGCGTGGGTCGTGGCGGCCGCCCTGGTGACCGGCATGAGCTGGGCCGTCGCCGGGAACGCGCTGCCCGGCACACTCAACGGCTCACTCACGGGCCAGTTGACTCCGCACCGCGTCGACCTGTGGCGCGACGCCCTCGGCATGTTCCGCCGCCAGAGCGTTTTCGGCGTGGGCCCGGGACGCTTCGGCGAGCTGAGCGCGACGGCGGCGCAGTCGACGCCGTCCGACGACAAGCCGCACTCGGCGACGCTGCAGACGGCGGCGGAGCAGGGCGCCGTCGGGCTGCTGCTGCTTTCGGCGGTCTTCTGCTGGGTGCTGTCCGCGCTGTGGCGCTCGCGGCGTCCGACACCGGTCGTCCTCACCGCGGGGGCCACGCTGACGGCGGTCGGCGCGGTCGCCGCGGTCGGCAACGCGCTGAGTTTCACCACGGTGTCGGTGGGTGCGGGACTGCTGGCCGGTCTGGCCACGGCCCTGCCGCTCGCCGCGGAGCCCGCGGCGCCGGCGACTCCCGGAGCTCCGTCGCCGTACGAACGGGACCTGCACCACGGCGACCGCCCAACGGCCTGA
- the lnt gene encoding apolipoprotein N-acyltransferase: MTVTATSVGRPDRLEPSAAPASRGARLLRRLVPAATAALSGVLLYVSFPPRTVWWLALPAFAAFGWVLRGRSPKAAFGLGYLFGLGFLLPLLVWTGVEVGPGPWLALVAIEAIFVALVGVGVAAVSKLPAWPLWAAALWIAGEAARARVPFRGFPWGKIAFGQADGVFLPLAAVGGTPVLGFGVVLCGFGLYETVRLVLERRRSGEVRRSAAAVALLSVAVPVVAALAARTLVSDQAQDGTATVAVIQGNVPRLGLDFNSQRRAVLDYHARETERLAAEVEAGKVARPDFVLWPENSSDIDPFANADAAAVIDRAAKAIGAPISVGGVVERDGELYNEQILWDPVKGPTQTYDKRQVQPFGEYLPLRSLIGAINSDWTSMVRKDFSRGTKPGVFDMDDAKVGLVTCYEAAFDWAVRSEVTDGAQLISVPSNNATFDRSEMTYQQLAMSRVRAVEHSRTVTVPVTSGVSAIIMPDGKITQKTGMFVADSLVQKVPLRSSQTPATKLGILPEVALVLVAAGGLGWAIGAGVRTRRNAAG; encoded by the coding sequence GTGACCGTCACCGCAACTTCCGTAGGCCGGCCGGACCGGCTGGAGCCCTCGGCCGCGCCGGCTTCGCGCGGCGCGCGGCTCCTGCGCCGCCTCGTCCCGGCCGCCACCGCGGCGCTCTCCGGCGTGCTGCTCTACGTCAGCTTCCCGCCGCGCACCGTGTGGTGGCTGGCGCTGCCTGCCTTCGCCGCCTTCGGCTGGGTGCTGCGGGGGCGCAGCCCCAAGGCCGCCTTCGGTCTCGGTTACCTCTTCGGGCTGGGTTTCCTGCTGCCGCTCCTGGTGTGGACCGGCGTCGAGGTCGGCCCCGGCCCCTGGCTCGCCCTGGTGGCCATCGAGGCGATCTTCGTCGCGCTGGTCGGCGTGGGCGTCGCCGCCGTGTCCAAGCTGCCGGCCTGGCCGCTGTGGGCGGCCGCGCTCTGGATCGCCGGCGAGGCGGCACGCGCGCGTGTGCCCTTCCGCGGCTTCCCGTGGGGCAAGATCGCCTTCGGTCAGGCGGACGGCGTCTTCCTGCCCCTCGCCGCGGTCGGCGGCACCCCCGTGCTCGGCTTCGGCGTCGTCCTGTGCGGCTTCGGCCTGTACGAGACGGTCCGCCTCGTGCTCGAGCGGCGGCGCTCGGGCGAGGTGCGGCGGTCGGCGGCCGCGGTGGCCCTGCTCAGCGTGGCCGTCCCGGTCGTCGCCGCGCTGGCCGCCCGCACCCTGGTGAGCGACCAGGCGCAGGACGGCACCGCGACGGTCGCTGTCATCCAGGGCAACGTGCCGCGCCTCGGCCTGGACTTCAACTCCCAGCGCCGGGCCGTGCTCGACTACCACGCGCGCGAGACGGAGCGGCTGGCCGCCGAGGTCGAGGCCGGCAAGGTCGCCCGCCCCGACTTCGTGCTGTGGCCCGAGAACTCCTCCGACATCGACCCCTTCGCCAACGCGGACGCCGCCGCCGTCATCGACCGGGCCGCCAAGGCGATCGGCGCGCCCATCTCGGTCGGCGGCGTCGTCGAGCGGGACGGCGAGCTCTACAACGAGCAGATCCTCTGGGACCCGGTGAAGGGCCCCACCCAGACGTACGACAAGCGACAGGTCCAGCCGTTCGGCGAGTACCTTCCGCTGCGCTCGCTCATCGGGGCGATCAACAGCGACTGGACGTCGATGGTCCGCAAGGACTTCAGCCGGGGCACGAAGCCGGGCGTCTTCGACATGGACGACGCCAAGGTCGGGCTCGTCACCTGCTACGAGGCCGCGTTCGACTGGGCCGTGCGCTCCGAGGTCACCGACGGCGCCCAGCTGATCTCCGTGCCCAGCAACAACGCCACCTTCGACCGCAGTGAGATGACCTACCAGCAGCTCGCCATGTCCCGGGTCCGCGCGGTCGAGCACAGCAGGACCGTCACGGTGCCCGTGACCAGCGGTGTCAGCGCGATCATCATGCCGGACGGGAAGATCACCCAGAAGACCGGCATGTTCGTGGCGGACTCCCTGGTGCAGAAGGTGCCTCTGCGCTCCTCGCAGACCCCGGCGACGAAGCTCGGCATCCTGCCCGAGGTGGCTCTGGTGCTGGTCGCGGCGGGTGGTCTGGGGTGGGCGATCGGCGCCGGGGTGCGGACCCGACGGAACGCGGCGGGCTGA
- a CDS encoding glycosyltransferase encodes MGKTAHVSAIVWIAALSLAAWLWLLLCQGLFWRTDIRLPDRSAPREWPSVCVVVPARDEAAVLPASLPSLLAQDYPGRAEVFLVDDGSRDGTGDLARALARRHGGLPLTVDSPGEPPAGWTGKLWAVRHGIGLARAREPEYLLLTDADIAHAPDSLRELVAAARTGGFDVVSQMARLRVESSWERLVVPAFVYFFAQLYPFRRIGRRGARTAAAAGGCVLLRAETAERARIPDAIRQAVIDDVALARAVKGAGGHIWLGLAERVDSVRPYPRLHDLWRMVSRSAYAQLRHSPALLLGTVLGLALVYLVPPLALLVGLTAGSAPTAVCGALAWLVMAGTYVPMLRHYRQPVWLAPLLPFTAFLYLLMTVDSAVQHYRGRGAAWKGRTYTRPDAVADEG; translated from the coding sequence GTGGGGAAGACTGCGCACGTGAGCGCCATTGTGTGGATCGCCGCCCTGTCCCTGGCCGCCTGGCTGTGGCTGCTGCTCTGTCAGGGGCTCTTCTGGCGCACGGACATCAGGCTGCCGGACCGGTCGGCGCCGCGGGAGTGGCCGTCGGTCTGTGTCGTCGTCCCCGCGCGCGACGAGGCGGCGGTGCTGCCCGCGAGCCTGCCCTCGCTGCTCGCCCAGGACTATCCGGGGCGGGCCGAGGTCTTCCTCGTCGACGACGGCAGCCGCGACGGCACGGGAGACCTGGCGCGCGCCCTCGCCCGGCGGCACGGCGGGCTCCCGCTGACCGTGGACTCACCCGGTGAGCCGCCCGCGGGCTGGACCGGGAAGCTGTGGGCGGTGCGGCACGGGATCGGCCTGGCACGCGCGCGTGAGCCCGAGTACCTCCTCCTCACCGACGCCGACATCGCGCACGCGCCCGACAGTCTGCGGGAGCTGGTGGCGGCAGCCCGTACCGGCGGCTTCGACGTCGTCTCCCAGATGGCACGGCTGCGGGTGGAGAGCTCGTGGGAGCGGCTGGTGGTGCCGGCGTTCGTCTACTTCTTCGCCCAGCTGTACCCGTTCCGCCGGATCGGCCGGCGCGGTGCGCGCACGGCGGCCGCGGCGGGCGGCTGCGTCCTGCTGCGCGCCGAGACGGCCGAGCGGGCGCGGATCCCGGACGCCATCCGGCAGGCGGTCATCGACGACGTGGCGCTCGCGCGGGCCGTGAAGGGCGCGGGCGGGCACATCTGGCTGGGGCTGGCCGAACGGGTGGACAGCGTGCGGCCGTACCCGAGGCTGCACGACCTGTGGCGGATGGTGTCGCGCAGCGCGTACGCGCAACTGCGCCACAGCCCTGCCCTGCTCCTCGGGACGGTGCTCGGTCTGGCTCTGGTGTACCTGGTCCCGCCGCTCGCCCTCCTCGTCGGACTCACGGCGGGCAGCGCGCCGACGGCGGTGTGCGGCGCGCTGGCCTGGCTGGTCATGGCGGGGACGTACGTCCCGATGCTGCGCCACTACCGGCAGCCGGTGTGGCTCGCTCCCCTGCTGCCGTTCACCGCG
- a CDS encoding glutamate racemase, protein MKIALMDSGIGLLAATAAVRRLRPDADLVLSLDPDGMPWGPRTPQDLTARALAVAEAAAAHRPEALIVGCNTATVHALPTLRATLEPGIPVIGTVPAIKPAAAGGGPVAIWATPATTGSPYQRGLIENFADGVTVAEVPCWGLAEAVEHADETAIDAAVAAAAALTPEEVTTVVLGCTHYELVADRIRAAVRRPGRPPLVLHGSAGAVAAQALRRIGARPEPEGAALGAVTVLLSGRPGVLPTPALAYPEGRLLQAVSPAP, encoded by the coding sequence GTGAAGATCGCGCTCATGGACTCCGGAATCGGCCTGCTGGCGGCCACCGCCGCGGTACGGCGCCTGCGACCGGACGCCGATCTCGTGCTCTCCCTCGACCCCGACGGCATGCCCTGGGGACCGCGTACCCCGCAGGACCTCACCGCGCGTGCGCTGGCCGTCGCGGAGGCCGCCGCGGCGCACCGGCCCGAGGCCCTCATCGTGGGCTGCAACACGGCGACCGTGCACGCCCTGCCCACCCTGCGGGCCACCCTCGAACCCGGCATCCCGGTGATCGGCACCGTTCCGGCGATCAAGCCGGCCGCGGCCGGGGGCGGTCCCGTCGCGATCTGGGCCACGCCCGCCACCACCGGAAGCCCCTACCAGCGGGGCCTGATCGAGAACTTCGCCGACGGCGTCACGGTCGCCGAGGTGCCCTGCTGGGGGCTGGCCGAGGCGGTGGAGCACGCGGACGAGACGGCGATCGACGCGGCGGTCGCCGCGGCCGCCGCCCTCACCCCCGAGGAAGTCACCACCGTCGTCCTCGGCTGCACCCACTACGAGCTCGTCGCCGACCGGATCCGTGCCGCCGTGCGGCGCCCCGGCCGGCCGCCGCTGGTCCTGCACGGCTCGGCCGGCGCGGTGGCCGCGCAGGCACTGCGCAGGATCGGCGCCCGCCCCGAGCCGGAGGGTGCGGCGCTCGGTGCAGTGACGGTTCTGCTCAGCGGTCGCCCGGGCGTTCTGCCGACTCCGGCGCTGGCCTACCCGGAAGGCCGCCTGCTCCAGGCTGTCAGCCCCGCTCCGTGA